One Nicotiana sylvestris chromosome 12, ASM39365v2, whole genome shotgun sequence genomic window carries:
- the LOC104235724 gene encoding nascent polypeptide-associated complex subunit alpha-like protein 1 isoform X1, producing the protein MTAQSPEEILAAHLEQQKIESEEPIIEDEADDDDDEDDDDDKDEDDAEEDGDASGRSKQSRSEKKSRKAMIKLGMKPIPGVSRVTVKKSKNILFVISKPDVFKSPASDTYVIFGEAKIEDLSSQLQSQAAEQFKAPNLSNVISKPEPSTVAQDDEDVDETGVEPKDIELVMTQAGVSRAKAVKALKGADGDIVSAIMELTN; encoded by the exons ATGACTGCTCAATCCCCAGAAGAGATCCTAGCCGCTCATCTCGAACAACAAAAGATTGAA TCAGAGGAGCCGATCATTGAGGATGAGgccgatgatgatgatgatgaagatgatgacgATGACAAAGATGAAGATGATGCTGAAG AAGATGGAGATGCTAGTGGTAGGTCAAAGCAGAGCAGgagcgagaagaagagtcgaaaAGCTATGATAAAGCTCGGAATGAAGCCAATCCCGGGGGTTAGCCGTGTCACTGTCAAGAAGAGCAAGAAT ATTCTATTTGTCATTTCGAAACCGGATGTTTTCAAAAGCCCCGCGTCAGACACATACGTTATATTTGGTGAGGCAAAGATTGAGGATTTGAGCTCACAATTGCAGAGTCAAGCTGCTGAGCAGTTCAAGGCTCCTAATTTGAGCAACGTTATATCAAAGCCAGAGCCATCAACAGTAGCTCAGGACGATGAGGATGTAGATGAAACTGGCGTAGAACCCAAGGATATCGAGCTGGTTATGACTCAAGCAGGTGTTTCCAGAGCTAAAGCTGTCAAAGCTCTCAAGGGTGCAGATGGTGATATTGTCTCTGCCATTATGGAGCTTACAAACTAG
- the LOC104235724 gene encoding nascent polypeptide-associated complex subunit alpha-like protein 1 isoform X2: MTAQSPEEILAAHLEQQKIESEEPIIEDEADDDDDEDDDDDKDEDDAEDGDASGRSKQSRSEKKSRKAMIKLGMKPIPGVSRVTVKKSKNILFVISKPDVFKSPASDTYVIFGEAKIEDLSSQLQSQAAEQFKAPNLSNVISKPEPSTVAQDDEDVDETGVEPKDIELVMTQAGVSRAKAVKALKGADGDIVSAIMELTN, translated from the exons ATGACTGCTCAATCCCCAGAAGAGATCCTAGCCGCTCATCTCGAACAACAAAAGATTGAA TCAGAGGAGCCGATCATTGAGGATGAGgccgatgatgatgatgatgaagatgatgacgATGACAAAGATGAAGATGATGCTGAAG ATGGAGATGCTAGTGGTAGGTCAAAGCAGAGCAGgagcgagaagaagagtcgaaaAGCTATGATAAAGCTCGGAATGAAGCCAATCCCGGGGGTTAGCCGTGTCACTGTCAAGAAGAGCAAGAAT ATTCTATTTGTCATTTCGAAACCGGATGTTTTCAAAAGCCCCGCGTCAGACACATACGTTATATTTGGTGAGGCAAAGATTGAGGATTTGAGCTCACAATTGCAGAGTCAAGCTGCTGAGCAGTTCAAGGCTCCTAATTTGAGCAACGTTATATCAAAGCCAGAGCCATCAACAGTAGCTCAGGACGATGAGGATGTAGATGAAACTGGCGTAGAACCCAAGGATATCGAGCTGGTTATGACTCAAGCAGGTGTTTCCAGAGCTAAAGCTGTCAAAGCTCTCAAGGGTGCAGATGGTGATATTGTCTCTGCCATTATGGAGCTTACAAACTAG
- the LOC138884063 gene encoding probable pectinesterase/pectinesterase inhibitor 7 codes for MVFQNCLIEARMPLPGQYITITAQQKNGEKEATRLVLQTCTLKLETPDTEFHRPIDKSKRMDRVSGRAPIRPFYMEFNNRVPGVNTTGRVMWAHVTSDPKVASSFLLGILSMVTNGYPPPDLEKL; via the exons ATGGTGTTCCAGAATTGTTTAATTGAAGCACGTATGCCACTTCCTGGCCAATATATTACTATCACAGCACAACAGAAAAATGGTGAGAAAGAAGCAACAAGACTCGTGTTGCAAACTTGCACGTTAAAATTAGAAACTCCGGATACGG AGTTTCATAGACCTATTGATAAATCCAAAAGGATGGATAGAGTTTCAGGGAGAGCCCCTATTCGCCCATTCTATATGGAATTCAATAATAGAGTACCTGGCGTAAACACAACGGGACGTGTGATGTGGGCGCATGTCACTAGTGATCCTAAAGTTGCATCAAGTTTCTTGTTAGGAATTTTGTCCATGGTGACAAATGGATACCCTCCACCAGATTTAGAGAAATTATAA
- the LOC138884064 gene encoding uncharacterized protein, whose amino-acid sequence MRMHDFIMVEDSVLWDVIYDGPFVPTKNVGDLPLTMLKTRKEYTDADKNVVEKNFVPRKFAHEGTTQVKQSKIDMLTTEYELFRMKDDESIQDMHTRFTSIINELHSLGEIIPRNKLMRKTPP is encoded by the exons ATGAGAATGCATGATTTCATCATGGTTGAAGACTCTGTGTTGTGGGATGTTATATATGATGGTCCTTTTGTCCCAACAAAGAATGTCGGAGATCTTCCATTGACGATGCTAAAGACCAGGAAAGAATACACCGATGCAGATAAGAATGTTGTGGAGAAAAATTTTGTGCCAAGAAAATTTG CACATGAGGGAACCACTCAAGTAAAGCAATCTAAGATTGATATGCTTACCACTGAGTATGAGCTCTTTCGGATGAAAGACGATGAATCTATCCAAGacatgcacacaagattcacttccatcataaatgagttacactcacttggtgaaatCATTCCCAGGAACAAGCTCATGAGGAAAACTCCACCATAG